One Gossypium raimondii isolate GPD5lz chromosome 3, ASM2569854v1, whole genome shotgun sequence genomic window carries:
- the LOC105794008 gene encoding protein WHAT'S THIS FACTOR 9, mitochondrial, protein MSYWFLCGKGKVFGFSCGLRRGFNYQQTFSLVNVKLKWVKDKALDAVIAGERDLRAACNLVSILSSAPDFCLPIYHLSRHRGQLGLPHDHKLSTFIRRYPTIFHESYVFDSAGTLVPCFELTLEALNLYHEELGVIRDNMIDLIDRLCKLLMLTKDRILPLQTIDQLKWDLGLPYFYIDNLIPNYADLFSLFRLPDDRIGLKLLSWDDTLAVSQLEKNVAQQTEEDLKNNCLAFPIGFTRGFGLKRKCMGWLEEWQKLPYTSPYADASHLDPRTDVSEKRIVGVFHELFHLTIQKKTERKNVSNLRKPLSLPQKFTKVFERHPGIFYISKMSDTQTVVLREAYDCQRIVQRHPLVDIRERFASMMRKGFRDRSRGLYKKTAYIGHKDPLKIVQGHKGGGNGLDSEVDSDDDLFSEYNSDESIHCPS, encoded by the coding sequence ATGAGTTACTGGTTTTTGTGTGGAAAAGGTAAAGTGTTTGGCTTTTCATGTGGGTTGAGAAGGGGATTTAATTACCAGCAGACTTTCAGTTTAGTTAATGTTAAGCTCAAATGGGTTAAAGATAAAGCCTTAGATGCTGTTATTGCTGGTGAAAGAGATTTAAGAGCTGCTTGCAATCTTGTCTCCATCCTCTCCTCTGCTCCAGACTTTTGTCTCCCCATTTACCATCTTTCACGGCATCGCGGTCAACTGGGTCTACCCCATGATCATAAGCTATCCACGTTTATCAGGAGATATCCCACCATCTTTCATGAATCTTATGTGTTTGACAGTGCTGGCACTCTTGTTCCTTGCTTTGAGTTGACCCTTGAAGCCTTAAATCTTTACCATGAAGAACTTGGTGTTATCCGGGATAATATGATTGATTTGATTGACAGGCTTTGCAAATTGTTGATGCTTACCAAGGATAGGATCCTTCCTTTACAGACTATTGACCAGCTGAAATGGGACTTGGGGTTGCCTTACTTTTACATCGATAACTTGATTCCAAATTATgctgatttattttctttgtttcgcCTTCCTGATGATCGGATTGGTTTGAAACTTTTATCATGGGATGATACACTTGCTGTCTCCCAGTTGGAGAAGAATGTTGCCCAGCAAACAGAAGAAGATTTGAAAAATAACTGTTTAGCCTTTCCTATAGGGTTTACAAGGGGTTTTGGATTGAAGAGAAAGTGCATGGGATGGTTAGAAGAATGGCAGAAATTACCATATACTTCACCTTATGCCGATGCCTCTCACTTGGATCCACGCACTGATGTGTCGGAGAAGAGAATTGTGGGCGTGTTTCATGAACTCTTTCACCTTACCATCCAGAAGAAGACAGAACGTAAAAATGTGAGTAATTTACGAAAACCTTTATCATTGCCTCAGAAGTTTACTAAGGTGTTTGAGCGCCATCCTGGCATCTTTTATATTTCCAAGATGTCCGATACTCAAACTGTTGTTCTTAGGGAAGCTTATGATTGCCAACGGATTGTTCAGAGGCACCCCCTTGTTGATATTAGGGAAAGATTTGCAAGCATGATGAGAAAAGGATTTCGGGACAGAAGCAGGGGCTTATACAAGAAAACTGCCTATATAGGTCACAAGGACCCATTAAAGATTGTTCAAGGTCATAAAGGTGGTGGAAATGGTCTTGATTCTGAAGTAGATTCAGATGATGATTTATTTTCCGAATACAATTCTGATGAGTCAATTCATTGCCCTTCCTGA